A window of the Corynebacterium minutissimum genome harbors these coding sequences:
- a CDS encoding helix-turn-helix transcriptional regulator yields the protein MPSSTDRTATRAPARDMAIERLTNLTFALHGAAHQGGVPDRSASWIRSHVEGYQGKSDEAFSKLLSRDIRTLQRAGVPVVHSSGAEGPLYRLNPEDYQLPPVDFTPEEAMVLGVAGGIGTPGGLSDFSLSAWTKIAASGASRDLSGAPVYTAVNDMTKLSPELVKAVLTAVRAGVRISFDYYATPSSEPVRRLMDPWGLVNHRDRVYLVGWDADRKAPRTFRATRIDNVRRSRQEATHLEQSAPLQDLVIAALQRGETVTALLEVPQGQAVELVEAGKRRPDGQVELHDVDRDWLIRTAAGYAPDVVVLEPEDVRSDILALLRSASEEEAHG from the coding sequence ATGCCGTCGTCCACTGACCGCACAGCCACCCGGGCTCCTGCACGGGATATGGCTATTGAAAGGCTCACCAACCTCACCTTCGCGTTGCACGGCGCCGCTCACCAGGGAGGTGTTCCAGACCGGAGTGCGTCTTGGATTCGCAGCCATGTCGAGGGCTACCAAGGCAAGAGCGACGAGGCGTTTAGCAAGTTGCTTTCCCGCGATATCCGCACGCTGCAACGCGCCGGTGTTCCGGTGGTGCATTCTAGTGGCGCTGAGGGTCCTCTGTATCGGCTCAACCCTGAGGACTACCAGCTACCGCCGGTCGATTTCACTCCCGAGGAAGCCATGGTCCTTGGCGTGGCCGGTGGAATTGGTACTCCGGGTGGCCTCAGTGACTTCAGTTTGTCTGCTTGGACCAAGATTGCTGCTTCGGGTGCGTCCCGTGATCTTTCTGGAGCGCCCGTCTACACGGCCGTCAATGACATGACGAAGCTCAGCCCGGAGTTGGTCAAGGCTGTTCTTACCGCGGTACGCGCAGGAGTGCGTATCTCCTTTGACTATTACGCCACTCCTTCCTCCGAGCCTGTACGCCGACTCATGGATCCTTGGGGACTGGTCAATCACCGTGACCGCGTCTACCTCGTGGGCTGGGACGCTGACCGCAAGGCACCGCGCACCTTTCGCGCCACGCGGATAGACAATGTGCGCCGTTCCCGCCAGGAAGCCACGCACCTCGAGCAGAGTGCGCCTTTGCAAGACCTCGTCATTGCAGCGCTGCAGCGGGGTGAGACCGTCACTGCGCTCCTTGAGGTACCGCAGGGCCAGGCCGTCGAATTAGTGGAGGCCGGAAAGCGCCGCCCAGATGGGCAAGTCGAGCTTCACGACGTCGACCGTGATTGGCTCATCCGCACCGCCGCGGGCTATGCGCCGGACGTTGTTGTCCTCGAGCCCGAGGACGTCCGCTCCGACATCCTGGCCTTACTTCGCAGTGCTAGCGAGGAGGAAGCCCATGGCTGA
- a CDS encoding helix-turn-helix transcriptional regulator, translated as MADQSRKLQALVRSLNLIPYLRNHPGLSPMEAAEDLGMTPVELKDAIDRLFCSGVGRNTEDLIDLSFSYRDGIEIYNDQGLTQALRLTPTEAGALLLTLESLEAMPGLVDVSAVHSAASKLRAIMDDKTAAIYDSLATTDPEESAVQAALAGAVDKRQQVRFTYWSMSSNRTTERTVHPARIFIVDGEPYLAAWEETTGEHRTFRLDRMHNVEVLDATASPHLRELDFNPDSPFGLDHTLTAELEIHQEFTWLAEHYDITLGEELENGLIAATMPVGSKDWFSRFALGQSDRLRVVGPKKLVETISQHRKRAVERYTQHPD; from the coding sequence ATGGCTGATCAGTCACGCAAATTGCAGGCGCTCGTACGTTCCCTCAACCTCATCCCATATCTGCGCAACCATCCGGGCCTGAGCCCTATGGAAGCTGCTGAAGACCTCGGTATGACACCCGTGGAGCTGAAAGACGCCATCGATAGGCTCTTTTGTTCTGGCGTAGGGCGCAATACTGAAGACCTGATCGACTTGAGCTTCAGCTATCGCGATGGCATTGAAATCTACAATGACCAAGGGTTGACCCAAGCGTTGCGCCTTACGCCGACGGAGGCCGGCGCGCTGCTGCTCACCCTCGAATCCTTGGAAGCAATGCCGGGGCTTGTCGACGTCTCCGCGGTCCATTCCGCCGCCTCAAAGCTGCGTGCCATCATGGACGACAAGACCGCGGCCATCTACGATTCCCTAGCCACCACCGACCCCGAGGAATCCGCGGTGCAAGCGGCGCTTGCGGGGGCCGTCGACAAGCGCCAGCAGGTGCGTTTTACCTACTGGAGCATGTCCTCCAACCGCACCACGGAACGCACCGTTCACCCGGCTCGCATCTTCATCGTCGACGGCGAGCCTTATCTGGCTGCGTGGGAAGAGACGACAGGGGAGCACCGCACGTTCCGCCTTGACCGCATGCACAATGTCGAGGTTCTCGATGCCACCGCGAGCCCTCACTTGAGAGAACTGGACTTTAACCCCGATTCACCCTTTGGTCTAGATCACACTCTCACCGCAGAGCTGGAGATTCACCAAGAATTCACCTGGCTAGCCGAGCACTATGACATCACCCTAGGTGAAGAATTAGAAAATGGCCTCATAGCTGCGACGATGCCGGTCGGTTCGAAAGACTGGTTTAGCCGTTTCGCCCTCGGACAAAGCGATAGGTTGCGGGTTGTGGGGCCCAAGAAACTGGTTGAGACGATTTCGCAGCATAGAAAACGCGCCGTGGAGCGTTATACTCAACACCCAGATTAA
- the tatA gene encoding Sec-independent protein translocase subunit TatA, whose product MTVGPLEIGLVVLVIVLLFGARKLPELARSLGRSMRIFKSEVKEMKDENNTTNEQGQIAASKRNDEDFWNSPEMQPRSTKPVDGTQN is encoded by the coding sequence ATGACCGTGGGACCTTTGGAAATCGGCCTTGTCGTCCTCGTTATTGTGCTGCTGTTTGGCGCTAGGAAACTCCCAGAGCTGGCCCGTTCTCTCGGCCGCTCCATGCGCATCTTCAAGTCCGAGGTTAAAGAGATGAAGGACGAGAACAACACCACTAACGAGCAGGGCCAGATCGCTGCATCGAAGAGGAACGACGAGGACTTCTGGAATAGTCCGGAGATGCAGCCGCGCTCCACCAAGCCGGTCGACGGCACGCAGAACTAG
- the tatC gene encoding twin-arginine translocase subunit TatC gives MSDRSTPPTTTTTSRRQKWTSKLRRKPKNPTGEMTLVQHLQELRRRIVISLLALVVGTIVGFIWYQNAPFNIAPLGEILRGPYCSLPEESRVSFSADGECRLLATSPFEMLLLRLKVGALAGAVLSSPVWLYQIWAFIVPGLHKNERRFTFFFVFSAVVLFVLGAVLAYFILSVGLEFLMGMGEEFQTAALTGERYFYFLLALLMIFGVSFEIPLLIVCLNMVGVLEYQHVKDKRRIIIVAIMIFAAVVTPGQEPFSMLVLALALVFLVEIAFQFCRINDKRRNRTRPEWMDLDDETASPLGEGPGGIEAPTPVEAPTSVTASPAPSKATPPSTHTRTQPPQGEFFDDVL, from the coding sequence TTGAGCGATAGGAGCACACCACCAACTACGACGACAACGTCTCGCAGGCAGAAGTGGACCTCAAAGCTTCGGCGCAAGCCTAAGAACCCTACCGGGGAGATGACCCTGGTTCAGCACCTGCAGGAACTGCGCAGGCGTATCGTCATCTCTTTGCTTGCCCTCGTCGTGGGCACCATTGTGGGTTTCATCTGGTATCAGAACGCACCGTTTAATATCGCGCCGCTCGGCGAGATCCTCCGTGGGCCGTATTGTTCATTGCCTGAAGAAAGCCGTGTGTCCTTCTCTGCCGATGGCGAATGCCGCCTTTTGGCCACCAGTCCCTTTGAGATGCTCTTGCTTCGCCTCAAAGTAGGTGCACTGGCCGGTGCAGTGCTGTCCTCGCCTGTGTGGTTGTACCAAATTTGGGCTTTCATCGTCCCCGGCCTGCACAAGAACGAACGCCGCTTCACCTTCTTCTTTGTCTTCTCGGCGGTAGTATTGTTCGTCCTTGGTGCTGTGCTGGCCTACTTTATCCTCTCCGTCGGCCTTGAGTTCCTCATGGGCATGGGTGAAGAGTTCCAGACTGCTGCGCTGACCGGCGAGCGGTATTTCTATTTCCTGCTGGCGCTGCTCATGATTTTCGGCGTGAGTTTTGAAATCCCATTGCTCATCGTGTGCCTCAATATGGTCGGCGTCTTGGAGTACCAGCATGTCAAGGACAAGCGCCGCATTATCATCGTCGCGATTATGATTTTCGCCGCGGTGGTCACACCTGGTCAAGAGCCTTTCTCCATGTTGGTTCTGGCCTTGGCACTGGTCTTCCTCGTAGAGATCGCCTTCCAGTTCTGCCGAATCAACGACAAGCGCCGAAACCGTACGCGCCCCGAGTGGATGGACCTCGACGATGAGACGGCCTCTCCGCTGGGAGAAGGACCAGGTGGAATTGAGGCACCTACTCCAGTAGAAGCCCCGACGAGTGTCACGGCTTCTCCTGCTCCATCTAAGGCCACTCCGCCGAGCACCCATACACGTACTCAGCCGCCCCAGGGTGAGTTCTTCGACGACGTTCTCTAG
- a CDS encoding DEAD/DEAH box helicase, with product MTLTHLDEFTRALPYSLDDFQVEGCQAVEDGHGVLVCAPTGAGKTIVGEFAVSLALSQGTRCFYTTPIKALSNQKYHDLVEAHGEDAVGLLTGDVSINSSADILVMTTEVLRNMIYAGSGALDRLTHVVMDEIHFLADASRGAVWEEVILNLDEHVSIIGLSATVSNSEEFGRWLSTVRGDTTVIVSEKRPVPLDQWMMVGRKIYPLFEPNSGGQVNTELARRIARLESGERTSDHGNDRHEYTRTSFRSRARHKGGGRGRRGDDQGHGNAARSGAPRAQDRYRPLGRPEVLKELQSMNMLPAITFIFSRAGCDGALYQCLRSRMVLTTPEEATEIKAIVDRGVEGIPEEDLQVLDFKRWREALSRGFAAHHAGMLPAFRHIVEELFVKGLVRAVFATETLALGINMPARTVVLEKLIKFNGEAHVDLTPGQYTQLTGRAGRRGIDTQGNAVVQWAPAMDPQAVAGLASTRTYPLISTFEPGYNMAINLLGMLGFDESLRLLEKSFAQFQADGSVVEETREIERAEHRVRELRAQLEDAISHLAPPTKDGDDAAEVLMDYMRLRRALSEEEKAAQANKKHERRKEVAAVLARLQVGDVIAIATRKRPTLAVVITPANQTADPRPWVTTETGWSGRIDAEGIENPPITVGHMKLPRAAQKNPRRHTKYVQDAFKRDFYKRPKKMRTEPRNRPNKKVGELRDALRQHPVHHWPATDREQLAGVAQKLARRERDLEKLETKVERATDTLGRTFERIVDLLAEMDYVEFEGYGDDREPVITDEGERLAKIHSESDLLVAQCLKRGIWNDLDPAELAGVASLCVFENRKATRGEAGAATDPMADAMEDTWRIYTELVADEKRHHLPQTREPEAAFALAIHQWTAGAPLAYCMAAANEAGAELTPGDFVRWCRQVVDLLQQIAKTGYEEEIRRNARRAIDAIQRGVVAIGA from the coding sequence ATGACACTGACGCATCTGGATGAGTTTACCCGCGCCCTGCCGTACTCCCTGGATGACTTCCAGGTCGAAGGCTGCCAGGCCGTCGAGGACGGTCATGGCGTCTTGGTCTGTGCGCCAACGGGTGCGGGCAAGACCATCGTGGGTGAGTTTGCCGTGTCCCTAGCGTTGAGCCAGGGAACACGTTGTTTCTACACAACCCCGATTAAGGCTCTGAGTAACCAGAAGTACCACGATCTGGTCGAGGCACACGGCGAAGACGCCGTCGGCCTGCTCACTGGTGATGTCTCCATCAACTCCTCGGCAGACATTCTCGTTATGACCACCGAGGTTCTGCGCAACATGATTTATGCCGGATCTGGTGCACTCGACCGGCTTACCCATGTGGTCATGGATGAAATCCATTTCCTTGCAGACGCTTCCCGCGGAGCAGTGTGGGAAGAGGTCATCCTCAACCTTGATGAACACGTTTCCATCATTGGTCTTTCCGCAACCGTGTCCAACTCAGAAGAATTTGGTCGATGGCTCAGCACCGTGCGTGGAGATACCACCGTCATCGTCTCGGAGAAGCGCCCCGTCCCGCTGGATCAGTGGATGATGGTGGGGCGCAAGATTTACCCACTTTTCGAACCGAATTCCGGTGGACAGGTCAACACTGAATTGGCGCGCCGCATCGCTCGGCTCGAGTCGGGGGAACGCACATCCGATCACGGTAATGATCGCCACGAGTACACACGTACCAGCTTCCGGTCACGCGCACGCCACAAGGGTGGCGGTCGCGGACGTCGGGGCGACGACCAAGGCCATGGCAACGCTGCACGCAGCGGAGCGCCCCGCGCCCAGGACCGCTACCGTCCGCTCGGCCGCCCTGAGGTGCTTAAAGAGCTGCAATCCATGAACATGCTGCCGGCCATTACTTTTATCTTCTCCCGCGCTGGCTGCGATGGTGCCCTTTACCAGTGCTTACGCTCCCGCATGGTTCTGACCACTCCGGAGGAAGCAACCGAAATCAAGGCCATCGTGGACCGCGGAGTGGAAGGAATCCCGGAAGAAGACTTGCAGGTCTTGGACTTCAAACGTTGGCGCGAAGCGCTGTCTCGTGGGTTCGCCGCCCATCATGCCGGTATGCTGCCAGCGTTCCGGCACATCGTGGAGGAGCTTTTCGTCAAAGGTTTAGTCAGGGCGGTCTTTGCTACTGAGACCCTCGCACTCGGCATTAATATGCCAGCGCGCACGGTGGTGCTGGAGAAGCTCATCAAATTCAACGGTGAGGCTCACGTCGACCTCACCCCTGGACAGTACACGCAGCTCACCGGACGCGCGGGACGCCGTGGGATCGATACACAGGGCAATGCCGTTGTCCAGTGGGCGCCAGCGATGGATCCCCAGGCCGTCGCCGGGCTTGCGTCCACGCGTACCTACCCGCTCATTTCCACCTTCGAGCCGGGCTACAACATGGCGATTAACTTGCTCGGCATGCTCGGCTTTGATGAATCTCTCCGCCTGCTGGAGAAATCTTTCGCTCAGTTCCAAGCAGACGGTTCCGTGGTGGAGGAGACCCGTGAGATTGAACGTGCAGAGCACCGCGTGCGCGAACTTAGAGCGCAACTTGAGGACGCCATCTCCCACCTAGCACCACCTACAAAAGATGGTGATGATGCCGCCGAGGTCCTCATGGACTATATGCGCCTGCGCCGGGCACTTTCTGAGGAGGAGAAGGCCGCCCAAGCCAATAAGAAACACGAGCGCCGCAAGGAAGTCGCCGCTGTTCTTGCACGCCTCCAGGTAGGTGACGTCATTGCCATTGCCACGCGCAAGCGCCCCACCTTGGCAGTCGTCATTACGCCAGCTAATCAAACCGCTGATCCCCGCCCATGGGTCACCACCGAAACAGGATGGTCCGGGCGCATCGACGCCGAAGGTATCGAGAACCCGCCCATCACCGTGGGCCACATGAAGCTGCCGCGCGCAGCGCAGAAGAATCCGCGTCGCCACACCAAGTACGTTCAGGATGCCTTCAAGCGGGACTTTTATAAACGGCCGAAGAAGATGCGCACGGAACCACGAAACCGTCCAAATAAAAAGGTGGGGGAGCTGCGAGACGCACTACGCCAGCATCCAGTCCACCATTGGCCGGCTACTGACCGCGAGCAGCTGGCTGGAGTAGCTCAGAAGCTCGCTCGTCGCGAGCGGGACTTGGAGAAACTCGAAACCAAGGTCGAACGCGCCACGGATACCTTGGGACGGACCTTTGAACGCATCGTCGACCTTCTCGCTGAGATGGATTACGTCGAGTTTGAGGGCTACGGTGACGACCGCGAGCCTGTCATCACCGATGAAGGTGAGCGTCTTGCCAAGATTCACTCCGAGTCGGACCTCCTCGTTGCGCAATGCCTCAAGAGAGGTATCTGGAACGACCTAGACCCAGCTGAACTGGCTGGTGTGGCCTCCCTCTGTGTCTTTGAAAACCGCAAGGCTACACGCGGTGAAGCGGGGGCAGCCACCGATCCCATGGCGGACGCCATGGAGGATACGTGGCGGATTTATACCGAACTTGTCGCCGATGAAAAACGGCATCACCTGCCCCAAACCCGGGAACCGGAAGCAGCTTTTGCCCTAGCCATCCACCAGTGGACGGCAGGAGCACCGTTGGCCTACTGCATGGCCGCCGCCAATGAAGCGGGCGCTGAGCTGACCCCGGGTGACTTCGTGCGGTGGTGCCGCCAGGTGGTGGATTTGCTCCAGCAAATCGCCAAGACTGGCTACGAGGAGGAAATTCGCCGCAATGCCCGGCGCGCCATTGACGCTATTCAGCGAGGCGTCGTGGCTATCGGCGCTTAA
- a CDS encoding serine protease, with translation MKTHPAVVKIHTRNGYCSGVLVDSSLNARSQHHTDLVLTCAHFFRDGLEESDQYKVSGGFSRRIKAVRTIDGTDMALCVLDAPAPARDVPGVAVTTPSFRAPIDTWGFGGKARRAQMRQGLFLFPFFRTWSVDFRTTVSPAGMVFNAPPAVKGDSGGPAFVNDEVVGTQALILDPCGKNLRIATLALVAPHRRALIAAAADLKRR, from the coding sequence GTGAAAACTCATCCCGCTGTCGTGAAAATCCATACCCGCAACGGTTATTGCTCGGGTGTCTTGGTGGATTCCTCACTTAACGCGCGCTCTCAGCACCACACTGACCTGGTCCTGACCTGCGCGCACTTCTTCCGTGACGGCCTCGAAGAGAGCGACCAGTACAAAGTCAGTGGTGGTTTTAGCCGGCGAATTAAAGCCGTGCGCACCATCGACGGCACCGATATGGCGCTGTGTGTGCTTGACGCGCCCGCGCCTGCCCGCGATGTGCCCGGAGTTGCTGTGACGACTCCGTCTTTCCGCGCTCCGATTGACACGTGGGGATTCGGGGGAAAAGCCCGTCGCGCCCAGATGCGTCAAGGACTCTTTCTCTTCCCCTTTTTCCGCACGTGGTCCGTTGACTTCCGCACGACGGTATCGCCCGCCGGTATGGTGTTCAACGCCCCTCCGGCTGTGAAGGGCGACTCGGGTGGCCCAGCATTCGTCAACGACGAGGTCGTGGGCACCCAAGCACTCATCCTCGATCCATGCGGCAAGAACCTGCGCATCGCCACTCTGGCGCTGGTTGCTCCCCACCGCCGAGCACTCATCGCGGCAGCCGCGGACCTTAAGCGCCGATAG
- a CDS encoding M24 family metallopeptidase, which translates to MTDYASRLSRAREVAAARGIDVALIGTGAEFAYLTGSWVTSHERLTCLVIRPDAEPAIVAPSTDIESLKGVDAELRGWKDGVDPYALALEDINPHHVALGSTLTADHVLRFQALLDDASYVLATDVLSELFTRKDVDERDQLRTAAHAIDAVHIEVPRLLQPGRTEAEVAEDLRQLILREHSTVDFIIVGSGANGANPHYDYGDRVLSAGDPVVVDIGGTLPSGYHSDCTRTYVVGGDVTAAPADFREAYTVLEKAQAAGRSAARPGVSAQEIDRVTRQIIEEAGWGDYFTHRTGHGIGLSTHEEPFIMEGNGLELAESMAFSIEPGIYVPGKWGMRLEDIVVTTAGGHESLNQAPRELR; encoded by the coding sequence ATGACTGATTACGCTTCCCGCCTTTCGCGTGCACGTGAGGTAGCGGCCGCACGCGGCATTGACGTCGCCCTTATCGGCACCGGCGCTGAATTCGCCTATCTCACCGGCTCTTGGGTGACTTCCCATGAACGGCTTACCTGCTTAGTGATCCGGCCTGATGCTGAGCCCGCTATCGTAGCGCCAAGCACTGATATTGAGTCCCTCAAGGGCGTGGACGCCGAGCTTCGCGGGTGGAAGGATGGCGTGGATCCGTATGCCTTGGCGTTGGAGGACATCAACCCACACCACGTGGCGTTAGGTTCGACGCTCACGGCCGATCATGTACTGCGTTTCCAGGCGCTGCTCGACGACGCGTCCTATGTTCTGGCCACTGACGTACTCTCTGAGCTCTTTACTCGCAAAGACGTCGATGAGCGTGATCAGCTTCGCACGGCGGCGCACGCAATTGATGCGGTCCATATCGAGGTGCCTCGTCTCCTGCAGCCAGGCCGCACTGAGGCCGAGGTAGCAGAGGATCTTCGTCAGCTCATACTGCGCGAACACAGCACGGTTGACTTCATCATTGTTGGCTCCGGAGCTAACGGTGCGAACCCCCATTATGACTACGGTGATCGCGTGCTGTCTGCCGGTGATCCCGTCGTGGTGGATATTGGTGGCACGCTACCTTCGGGTTACCATTCCGATTGCACGAGGACCTATGTCGTTGGTGGGGATGTCACTGCAGCACCTGCCGATTTTCGGGAGGCATACACAGTGCTGGAGAAAGCTCAGGCTGCTGGCCGCTCTGCAGCACGCCCCGGCGTCAGTGCACAAGAAATTGACCGTGTGACCCGCCAGATCATTGAGGAAGCCGGGTGGGGAGACTACTTCACCCACCGCACTGGCCACGGAATTGGGCTGTCTACTCACGAGGAGCCTTTCATCATGGAAGGCAATGGGCTGGAGCTCGCTGAGTCCATGGCGTTTTCCATCGAGCCAGGCATCTATGTTCCAGGTAAATGGGGAATGCGCCTAGAAGACATTGTAGTGACCACTGCGGGAGGCCACGAATCTCTCAACCAAGCACCGCGGGAGCTGCGCTAA
- a CDS encoding SDR family oxidoreductase, with protein MGALLILGGRSDIGGELARRLCHDRPVVLAARGEHGMEELQQELSAAGATAVHTLSFDAAEVEGHRDVVERAAQLAGEPITTAVVAFGILGDQDRAERDEAHAFDIALVDYAAQVSMLTVLADVMRSGHIVAFSSIAGWRARRANYVYGSTKAGLDAFCQGLADRLHGTDLALITARPGFVIGSMTTGMKPAPLSVTPDVVAEAVARVIESGSGSRTLWIPRALQLLAWIMKLVPRPIWRHMPR; from the coding sequence ATGGGTGCTCTGTTGATTCTTGGCGGGCGAAGTGACATCGGCGGAGAGCTCGCTCGCCGGTTGTGCCATGACCGCCCAGTCGTCCTGGCAGCACGGGGCGAGCACGGCATGGAGGAGTTACAGCAAGAACTATCCGCAGCAGGAGCCACCGCGGTCCATACCCTGTCCTTTGATGCCGCTGAAGTTGAGGGCCATCGAGACGTCGTCGAGCGCGCGGCACAGCTAGCGGGTGAACCCATCACCACGGCCGTGGTTGCCTTCGGCATCTTGGGGGATCAGGACCGTGCAGAACGCGACGAGGCCCATGCCTTTGATATCGCGCTGGTGGACTATGCAGCTCAGGTATCCATGCTCACCGTGTTGGCCGATGTTATGCGCTCTGGCCACATCGTCGCATTCTCGTCGATTGCGGGGTGGAGGGCACGCCGTGCCAACTATGTCTATGGCTCGACCAAAGCTGGGCTGGATGCTTTCTGCCAGGGCCTAGCGGACCGACTGCACGGAACCGACTTGGCACTCATTACCGCACGTCCTGGCTTTGTTATCGGCTCCATGACAACTGGTATGAAGCCGGCGCCGTTGTCGGTGACGCCAGACGTAGTCGCGGAAGCCGTCGCGCGGGTGATTGAATCCGGTTCAGGCTCGCGCACGCTATGGATTCCACGCGCGCTTCAGCTCTTGGCCTGGATTATGAAGCTCGTGCCGCGCCCCATCTGGCGGCACATGCCGCGTTAA
- a CDS encoding cobalamin biosynthesis protein, translated as MSHTLHFYPAGGVVTPEQWLALGQAAREHADGYVYLDEHSVLTLRGVDDEADMSSVSLPHSAPHVVASPLSLHARTLAVRVAEELAAVVPEHEGALTRLVHTVVGIDGGHGDIVAHGVSLGLQLQNPANTTLVRLIQDGRVSDEVLALDDALPALIDSVLTSVTSDAVAGEAMSSAEAEGAHSDRGPAALAHAPIGWLTEHTAKGRVDLGAGLHKGVLPGEYAGLIAQLDVPITVTPWRGLVLHDLADGDADVVLRVLAPRGFIFDAQSPYLQD; from the coding sequence ATGTCTCATACCTTGCACTTCTATCCGGCTGGCGGCGTGGTGACACCTGAGCAGTGGCTGGCGCTGGGCCAGGCAGCACGTGAGCACGCTGATGGCTATGTCTACCTCGATGAGCACAGCGTTCTTACCTTGCGTGGAGTTGACGATGAGGCCGATATGAGCAGTGTGTCACTGCCCCACAGTGCCCCGCACGTCGTGGCCTCTCCGCTGTCTCTGCATGCTCGTACCTTGGCTGTGCGCGTGGCTGAGGAGCTCGCTGCGGTGGTGCCGGAGCACGAGGGCGCTCTCACGCGCTTGGTGCACACCGTCGTGGGCATCGATGGTGGCCACGGTGACATTGTGGCGCACGGAGTATCGCTAGGCCTACAGCTGCAGAACCCGGCAAATACCACGTTGGTGCGCCTTATCCAGGATGGCCGCGTGTCCGATGAGGTGCTGGCGCTTGACGACGCCCTCCCCGCCCTCATCGACTCCGTTCTTACGTCGGTCACGAGCGACGCCGTTGCGGGCGAAGCTATGTCCTCCGCCGAAGCTGAAGGAGCCCACTCGGATCGTGGTCCCGCAGCGTTGGCACACGCGCCCATCGGTTGGCTCACCGAGCACACCGCTAAGGGCCGCGTCGATCTGGGCGCAGGATTACACAAGGGTGTTCTGCCGGGCGAGTATGCCGGACTTATTGCTCAGCTAGACGTACCTATTACGGTGACACCGTGGCGAGGCTTGGTGCTCCACGACCTTGCGGATGGTGATGCGGACGTCGTCCTGCGCGTCCTAGCCCCACGTGGGTTCATCTTCGACGCGCAATCACCCTATCTGCAGGATTAA
- a CDS encoding FxsA family protein — protein MPFVLFIAYILLETLAFWAVANWIGVLWALLALGLTMLFGMTIASWEVRRMMSARIRQTGDGVYVMEDPTPGKTAGNVGLTMVGGILLSAPGFVSTVLGALLIFAPTRSIIRTLLAASMFKKIENLGVRVYEASPMAQHRDSYGSFGTTGPSGPVDPNNFNHEIIDEDELREWTQHVKPEDFGDGKK, from the coding sequence ATGCCCTTTGTTCTGTTCATCGCGTACATCCTTCTGGAAACCCTCGCCTTCTGGGCCGTCGCGAACTGGATCGGCGTTCTCTGGGCCCTGCTTGCTTTAGGGCTCACCATGCTCTTTGGCATGACCATCGCCAGCTGGGAAGTGCGCCGCATGATGTCCGCTCGCATCCGCCAAACCGGGGACGGCGTGTATGTCATGGAAGACCCCACACCAGGTAAAACCGCAGGAAACGTGGGTTTGACTATGGTGGGCGGCATCCTGCTCTCTGCACCGGGGTTTGTGTCCACAGTTCTGGGCGCGCTGCTGATCTTTGCACCGACACGTTCTATTATCCGAACGCTCTTGGCCGCATCCATGTTCAAGAAGATTGAGAACCTAGGCGTGCGTGTTTATGAGGCCTCACCGATGGCCCAGCACCGCGATTCCTATGGTTCTTTTGGAACTACGGGCCCATCAGGACCGGTGGATCCGAATAACTTCAACCACGAGATCATTGATGAGGACGAGCTGCGGGAGTGGACCCAGCACGTCAAGCCTGAGGACTTCGGGGACGGCAAGAAGTAG